Part of the Cellulomonas hominis genome, GAACGCCTCCGGCAGGTCCCGGCGCAGCCGGAGCGCCCGGGAGGTCACCAGCAGCTTCTCGTCGGCCAGGTCCCGCGGGCCCGCGCCCTCGTCCAGCCGCGCCAGCCGGGCGGCGAGCGCGCCGGTGTCGACGGGCCGGCGGTTGTCCGGGTCGACGAGCGCGACGGCCGGGACCTCGGTGCCCTGGTAGACGTCCGCGACGCCCGGGAGCGTGAGCTGCACGAGCTTCTGCCCGAGCGTCGCCGCCCGGACGGCGTCCCGCGTGCGGTGCTCCCACTCGGCGAACAGCTCCGCGACCCGCGGGTCGGCCAGCGCCTGCGCGGCGGCGTCCAGCACCGCGCGCTCGTACGCCTCGTCCGGGGTGATCCACGACGTGCGGTCCTTCGCCTCGCGCGTCGCCTTGGTCAGGTACTCCGCGAGCCGGTCGCCGCCGATCGGCCCGTCCGCGGTCCACGTGCCCGCGAGGGTCTGCCACAGCAGGTTCTCCGTGCGGCCGTCCAGCAGGGCGCTGCGATACGGGGCGGACGCGGCGCGCAGCCGGCCGACGAGGTCAGCCCACTCCACCGGCAGCTCGGACAGCACCCCGAGCCGCGCCCGGACGTCCTCGCTGCGCTTGGTGTCGTGCGTGGACAGCGTCGTCATGCCGAGCGGCGTCTGCTGCTGCGCCCGGGCCGCCCACGCGAGCAGCTCGGTGGGGGACAGGGCGAACCTCCCGGGCTCGCCGCCGACCTCGGTCAGGGCGACGAGCTGGGTCCACCGGTAGAACGCGGTGTCCTCCACGCCCTTGGCCATCACCGCGCCGCACACCTGCTGGAAGCGCACCACGAGCTCGTCGCGCTGCGGCTCCCGGGTCCGGCCGGCGCTGCCCACCTCGCGGCCGAGCAGCAGGTCCACGAGCACGTCCATCGTCGCGGCGCGCTCGGGGGACAGGCGCTCGCGGGCGATCCGGGCGGCGGACTCGAGGGCCTCGACGTCGGTCGCGTGCGGGGTGCTGCCGGGCGCGACGTAGGCGCGGTACCGGTCCATCGCCACGAGCAGCTCGACCAGGCAGTCGTGCAGCGACCGCCAGGTGTGGTCCCGCAGGCGCAGGTCGCCGCGGCACACCTCGGCGGCGAGCTCGGTCAGCCGATACACCTCGGCGTACAGCGCCCGGTCGACGACCTGCCGCTTCGCGTCGTCCACGATCTCCGGCAGCGCGTCGGAGGAGTCGCCGGTGAGCCGGTGCATGAGCGCCCCGAGCCGCGCGCCGCCGCCCGGGTCCACGAACGCCTGCTGGATCCGCCACAGCGCCTCGTAGCCGGTGGTGCCGGCGGTCTCCCAGTCGGCGGGCAGCTCCTCGTCGCCCTGCAGGATCTTCTCGACGACGACCCACGCGCCGCCGGACTTCTCCCGCAGCCGCTCGAGGTAGCCGCCGGGGTCGGCCAGACCGTCGGGGTGGTCGATCCGCAGGCCGTCGAGCACGCCCTCGTCCAGCAGCCGCAGCACCAGGGCGTGCGTGGCGTCGAACACCGCCGGGTCCTCGACCCGGATCGCGGCGAGCGTGCCCA contains:
- the treY gene encoding malto-oligosyltrehalose synthase, encoding MSVDRGPEARTPSRRLPAPGRPVPTSTYRVQLGADLTLDDVAERVPYLATLGVTHVYLSPILTAAPGSTHGYDVVDHDEVSPVIGGEPALRRLADAAHAAGLGLVLDIVPNHMAVPTPVWHNRALWSVLAEGPESPYASWFDVDWSAGAGDVLMPVLGDRIGTVLASGELHLEHEVVPGHGDEPQWVLRYYDHAFPVRPGTEALPLAELLERQHYRLAYWRVADEELNYRRFFDVGTLAAIRVEDPAVFDATHALVLRLLDEGVLDGLRIDHPDGLADPGGYLERLREKSGGAWVVVEKILQGDEELPADWETAGTTGYEALWRIQQAFVDPGGGARLGALMHRLTGDSSDALPEIVDDAKRQVVDRALYAEVYRLTELAAEVCRGDLRLRDHTWRSLHDCLVELLVAMDRYRAYVAPGSTPHATDVEALESAARIARERLSPERAATMDVLVDLLLGREVGSAGRTREPQRDELVVRFQQVCGAVMAKGVEDTAFYRWTQLVALTEVGGEPGRFALSPTELLAWAARAQQQTPLGMTTLSTHDTKRSEDVRARLGVLSELPVEWADLVGRLRAASAPYRSALLDGRTENLLWQTLAGTWTADGPIGGDRLAEYLTKATREAKDRTSWITPDEAYERAVLDAAAQALADPRVAELFAEWEHRTRDAVRAATLGQKLVQLTLPGVADVYQGTEVPAVALVDPDNRRPVDTGALAARLARLDEGAGPRDLADEKLLVTSRALRLRRDLPEAFVGPGAGFAPLPHSTGHVLTFARTADGEPRVAVVATRLAAMVDRLGGWADHTVALPDGDWHDVLADRPVDGGVRPLAALLDRLPVALLVRRTDA